The proteins below are encoded in one region of Festucalex cinctus isolate MCC-2025b chromosome 2, RoL_Fcin_1.0, whole genome shotgun sequence:
- the LOC144015074 gene encoding uncharacterized protein LOC144015074 → MLLRSQDRRPLLGFSALLTQSIPQLASTVPLRSPKESIFTLQSLASPPPWATQALSNLEEGEKELQSLRERQQAEMDVLNRELDDAAIDAQKEERHLLEKVERDHRDAQRLLSQVKRENAAAVRVVQTLIDQQLRKMRQLKEQIQRWGSRAVGANKNQLQRGVAEVTQPWEISLTIKRVQFLPTESKNLCLGEINVYEQGITYPIGVCGNQGQKCALHSGDSKFSNITPLEIRKETSIVKAGQRQSPEERAKTRSGNLKILLKQNLLSSTANDALRSSMSPTPRNRAVSESSQEEEDISGCLDTHEQDLFTAIPPVSSQGESESDESDGKCQQTKKPSTVKAKKKKKASVLVSCEEVSSPLESDSLSRHSLGYRSTSSYSFSQKALSASNKSSKDSGSPPSPAVSEESSYICPANISVNRSFKQEHRHSLSSDKFLGKLTSVSHGDKGACGDVRKVNKMRLAAEPTLEQGHGHGSESEPDSATTNARKPYSRPDTSVRKGFGLNPVNRSLSMPDIESEKSQEYNNSKENDAEASKGLVEEVGSTALDSAYLVKQFGKQGSGRTDFNLPSGVHVTGKGHLFVVDCGNARIQVTDLQKNVVQQVSPSASERSSRICNYFDVAVNSKGLIALTCAAERAVLVFNRHGRLLQTFGGIMNSSTNEGLDAPRGVTVTRQDDFLVADIKRGTLTALKLDPKTGARLERTVVTGYHRPYLVAACLTTGLMALSERGNETGRVPCIRVLEPGWSTIRVLGVCSSLGPVLSCPWGLCIDTNGDVLVADWGKQRHRVLFYPSKGVGWPIVTDNLNSPRGLALLRDGHMVVSDSMNHSIKIYRYK, encoded by the coding sequence ATGTTACTGCGCTCTCAAGATAGAAGACCTCTCCTCGGCTTTTCAGCGCTGTTAACGCAAAGCATTCCCCAACTGGCATCCACAGTGCCTCTAAGGAGTCCAAAAGAGTCCATCTTTACATTGCAGTCTCTTGCCTCACCACCTCCCTGGGCAACACAGGCACTCTCCAACTTGGAGGAAGGGGAGAAAGAACTGCAAAGCCTCAGGGAGCGCCAGCAGGCTGAGATGGATGTGCTGAACCGCGAGTTGGACGACGCAGCGATTGACGCGCAGAAGGAAGAGCGTCATCTTCTTGAAAAGGTTGAGCGGGATCACAGAGACGCCCAGCGTCTCCTGAGTCAGGTGAAGAGGGAAAATGCAGCGGCGGTGAGAGTTGTGCAAACGCTTATCGATCAGCAACTCCGAAAAATGAGGCAGCTGAAGGAGCAGATACAAAGATGGGGCAGTAGAGCTGTGGGTGCCAACAAAAATCAGCTACAAAGAGGGGTAGCAGAGGTCACCCAGCCATGGGAAATCTCTCTTACAATTAAAAGGGTCCAATTCTTACCAACCGAGTCCAAAAATCTCTGCTTGGGTGAGATCAATGTCTATGAGCAAGGTATAACTTATCCCATTGGTGTCTGTGGCAACCAAGGACAGAAATGTGCCTTGCACTCAGGAGACTCAAAATTTTCAAACATCACCCCTCTTGAGATCCGGAAAGAAACTTCAATAGTCAAAGCAGGGCAAAGACAAAGTCCAGAGGAGCGCGCAAAGACAAGGAGTGGTAATCTTAAAATTTTATTGAAACAAAATCTGTTAAGTTCGACTGCGAATGATGCGCTCAGATCTTCAATGTCCCCCACACCAAGAAATCGTGCTGTGTCAGAGTCCTCTCAAGAGGAGGAAGATATCTCAGGGTGTTTAGACACACACGAACAAGACCTCTTCACTGCTATTCCACCAGTCTCTAGTCAAGGAGAATCCGAGAGCGATGAATCAGATGGCAAATGTCAACAAACCAAGAAGCCCTCCACTGTGAaggcaaagaaaaagaaaaaagcctctGTCCTTGTCTCGTGTGAAGAAGTTTCCTCCCCTCTGGAAAGTGATTCCCTTTCCAGGCACAGTCTTGGATACCGTTCCACGAGTTCTTATTCGTTTTCTCAGAAAGCCCTATCCGCGTCAAATAAATCATCAAAGGACAGTGGAAGCCCTCCATCTCCAGCAGTCAGTGAGGAATCAAGTTACATTTGCCCTGCGAATATTTCAGTGAATAGATCCTTCAAGCAGGAGCACCGCCATTCACTTTCTTCTGACAAGTTCTTGGGAAAACTGACCTCTGTGAGCCATGGTGACAAGGGTGCCTGTGGTGATGTGAGGAAAGTCAATAAAATGCGCCTGGCAGCTGAGCCAACTCTTGAACAAGGCCACGGACATGGATCAGAGTCAGAACCAGACAGTGCCACTACAAATGCTAGGAAACCGTATTCCAGACCTGACACTTCTGTTCGAAAGGGGTTTGGCTTAAATCCGGTGAATCGATCTCTGTCCATGCCAGATATAGAAAGTGAGAAATCACAGGAATACAACAACAGCAAAGAGAACGATGCGGAAGCTTCGAAGGGGTTGGTGGAAGAAGTTGGTTCAACTGCGCTTGACTCCGCTTATCTGgtgaaacaatttggaaaacaagGATCAGGCCGCACTGATTTCAACCTGCCAAGTGGTGTACATGTAACAGGTAAAGGGCATCTCTTCGTGGTGGATTGTGGAAACGCCCGGATTCAGGTGACTGACCTTCAGAAGAACGTTGTGCAGCAGGTGTCCCCTTCCGCATCAGAGAGATCATCCCGTATCTGTAATTACTTTGATGTGGCTGTCAACTCAAAAGGACTCATTGCTCTGACCTGCGCTGCCGAGCGAGCCGTGTTGGTCTTCAACCGTCATGGACGCCTCCTGCAGACATTTGGAGGCATAATGAATAGTTCCACCAATGAAGGACTGGATGCTCCTCGAGGGGTGACCGTGACCCGTCAAGATGATTTCTTGGTTGCCGACATCAAGCGTGGCACCCTAACTGCCCTGAAGCTGGACCCCAAAACCGGGGCCAGGTTAGAGCGTACAGTTGTTACTGGCTACCACAGGCCATACCTGGTGGCAGCCTGTCTCACAACTGGGCTCATGGCGCTGTCAGAAAGAGGCAATGAGACTGGCCGTGTGCCATGTATACGCGTTCTGGAGCCTGGATGGAGTACAATTCGAGTCTTGGGGGTCTGCTCCAGCCTCGGGCCTGTCCTATCTTGCCCTTGGGGTCTTTGTATCGACACCAATGGGGATGTACTGGTGGCAGACTGGGGAAAGCAGCGCCATCGTGTTCTTTTCTACCCGTCCAAGGGCGTCGGCTGGCCGATAGTGACGGATAATCTGAACAGCCCAAGAGGTCTCGCGCTGCTCCGTGATGGCCACATGGTCGTGTCGGACAGCATGAATCATTCCATCAAGATCTATCGCTACAAATGA
- the sap18 gene encoding histone deacetylase complex subunit SAP18 has protein sequence MALESRITQEEIKKETEKPIDREKTCPLLLRVFTTNNGRHHRQDEFARGNVPSSELQIYTWMDATLRELTSLVKEVYPEARKKGTHFSFAIVYLDLRGKIYRFKDIGNTVSGKKCADDSMTLQSQRFQIGDYLDIAITPPNRAQPLGPRMRPF, from the exons ATGGCTCTTGAATCGCGTATAACACAGGAAGAAATCAAGAAGGAGACAGAGAAGCCAATCGACAGAGAAAAG ACTTGTCCCCTTCTGCTGCGAGTTTTCACCACCAACAATGGTCGACACCACCGACAAGATGAATTTGCCCGTGGCAATGTTCCCTCCAGTGAGCTGCAGATATATACATG GATGGACGCTACTCTGCGGGAGCTGACCAGTCTCGTGAAGGAAGTGTATCCAGAGGCCAGGAAAAAAGGAACCCATTTCAGTTTTGCCATCGTCTACCTTGACCTCCGTGGGAAAATTTATCG CTTTAAAGACATTGGCAATACGGTGTCTGGCAAGAAGTGTGCCGACGACTCCATGACACTGCAGTCTCAGCGCTTCCAGATTGGAGACTATTTGGACATCGCCATCACGCCTCCCAACAGAGCCCAACCACTTGGACCACGCATGAGGCCATTTTGA
- the LOC144014465 gene encoding gap junction alpha-3 protein-like has protein sequence MGDWSFLGRLLENAQEHSTVIGKVWLTVLFIFRILVLGAAAEEVWGDEQSDFTCNTQQPGCENVCYDEAFPISHMRFWVLQIIFVSTPTLIYLGHVLHIVRMEEKRREREDENRKLGRHLEDHDPLYHNGDGGGGWKKEKPPIRDEHGKIRIRGALLRTYIFNIIFKTLFEVGFILGQYFLYGFHLKPLYKCRRWPCPNTVDCFISRPTEKTIFIIFMLAVACVSLVLNLLEIYHLGWKKVKQSVTNEFVADNESLLLGAVRAGDAKTLPEEVSPPALDCLPTYASVSVVGGSAAEGGTDTPAEAISLSPEMATGSVKMDRTLFHPDDLLLQSLPGSFYGGVHRQPTEEKQNWSNMALELQDADGKNSPGSYPPPSPRISSSSSHPEEAVTSPPPESQHSTFPTLPCHARLYLLSLEEALASEEKAMPSDDFTVVTKAEMHQPPDVHKPRRVSESSGARARPDDLAV, from the exons ATGGGTGACTGGAGCTTTCTGGGGCGACTGCTGGAGAACGCTCAGGAACACTCCACTGTGATAGGAAAG GTTTGGCTGACCGTCCTCTTCATCTTCCGCATCTTGGTGCTGGGCGcagcggctgaagaagtgtgggGTGACGAGCAGTCCGACTTCACTTGCAACACGCAGCAGCCCGGTTGCGAGAACGTTTGCTACGACGAGGCCTTTCCCATCTCCCACATGCGCTTCTGGGTGCTGCAGATCATCTTTGTGTCCACGCCCACCCTGATCTACCTGGGACACGTGCTGCACATCGTGCGCATGGAGGAGAAGAGGAGGGAGCGGGAAGACGAGAACAGGAAGTTGGGTCGGCACCTGGAGGACCACGACCCCCTCTACCACAATGGCGACGGTGGGGGCGGTTGGAAGAAGGAGAAGCCGCCAATCCGCGACGAGCACGGCAAAATCCGTATCCGCGGGGCGTTATTGAGGACCTACATCTTCAACATCATTTTCAAGACCCTGTTTGAGGTGGGCTTCATCCTGGGACAGTACTTCCTCTACGGCTTCCACTTGAAGCCGCTCTATAAATGCCGCCGCTGGCCCTGTCCCAACACAGTGGACTGCTTTATATCCAG GCCGACTGAAAAAACGATATTCATCATCTTCATGCTGGCGGTGGCTTGCGTTTCTTTGGTCCTCAACCTGCTGGAGATCTACCACCTGGGCTGGAAGAAAGTCAAGCAGAGCGTCACTAACGAGTTTGTCGCCGACAACGAGTCCCTGCTGCTGGGCGCGGTACGAGCCGGAGACGCCAAGACTCTTCCCGAGGAGGTCAGTCCACCGGCGCTCGACTGTTTGCCGACGTACGCCAGCGTGAGTGTGGTCGGGGGCAGCGCGGCCGAGGGGGGCACCGACACTCCCGCCGAGGCCATCTCCTTAAGTCCTGAAATGGCGACCGGTTCCGTCAAGATGGACCGCACATTGTTCCACCCAGACGACCTCCTGTTGCAGTCGCTGCCTGGCTCCTTTTATGGCGGAGTCCACAGACAGCCGACGGAAGAGAAGCAGAACTGGAGCAACATGGCGTTGGAGCTGCAGGACGCCGATGGGAAAAACTCCCCCGGCTCGTACCCTCCTCCCTCGCCTCggatctcctcctcctcctcccatccGGAGGAGGCCGTTACATCGCCTCCGCCGGAGTCGCAACACTCCACTTTTCCCACGCTGCCTTGCCACGCTCGCCTCTACCTCCTCTCGCTGGAGGAGGCTTTGGCAAGTGAGGAGAAAGCGATGCCGAGTGACGACTTCACCGTGGTGACCAAAGCGGAGATGCATCAGCCCCCCGACGTGCACAAGCCGAGACGGGTGAGCGAGAGCAGTGGCGCCAGGGCTCGGCCTGACGATTTGGCTGTGTAA
- the rtraf gene encoding RNA transcription, translation and transport factor protein, whose product MFRRKLTALDYHSPDGFDCADETQFRNFVVWLEDQKIRHYKIEDRGNLRNIPSSDWPKAYQKYLQDVNCPFGTSERAEAVDWLLGLAVRYEYGDNVDKYRNCPPLASSGSTATTDPLINLDSDSPDFKAGVLALANILKIQRHDDYLVMLKAIRILIQERLSPEAIAKASNSREGVPVSLDKHILGFDTGDATLNEAAQILRLLHIEELRELQTRINEAIVAVQAVIADPKTDHRLGKVGR is encoded by the exons ATGTTTAGGAGAAAACTAACCGCCTTAGACTATCATAGTCCGGATGGATTCGACTGTGCAG ATGAGACCCAGTTCAGGAACTTTGTAGTGTGGCTGGAGGACCAGAAGATTCGACACTACAAGATTGAAGACCGAGGCAACCTGCGAAACATCCCCAGTTCGGACTGGCCCAAAGCATACCAGAAG TATTTGCAAGACGTCAACTGTCCGTTTGGAACGTCTGAGCGAGCGGAGGCAGTGGACTGGCTGCTAGGCTTGGCTGTGCGATACGAATATGGAGACAATG TGGACAAGTACAGAAACTGTCCACCGCTGGCCTCCAGCGGTAGCACGGCGACGACAGACCCTCTCATCAATCTCGACA GTGACTCGCCAGATTTCAAAGCGGGCGTGCTTGCCCTGGCCAACATCCTCAAGATACAGCGGCATGACGATTACCTGGTGATGCTCAAG GCCATTCGTATCCTCATCCAAGAACGTCTTTCACCAGAGGCCATCGCTAAAGCGAGCAATAGCAGAGAG GGTGTCCCAGTATCCTTAGACAAGCACATCTTGGGTTTTGATACTGGTG ATGCCACGCTGAACGAAGCCGCTCAAATCCTGCGTCTGCTGCACATCGAGGAGCTGAGAGAGCTTCAGACCAGGATCAACGAAGCCATCGTAGCAGTCCAGGCCGTCATTGCCGACCCAAAAACAGACCACAGGCTGGGCAAGGTCGGCAGATGA
- the hpxb gene encoding hemopexin yields MRRHTVPSIKAQLVAIWPRSLSMKLLATFYLGLVLGLSASMPLEDVTNEDGGVQDATLPDRCDGIEFDAITPDEKGNIIFFKGAHLWKTFHGPAQLSNELFKELDDNHPIGHVDAAFRMHNPDNPDDHDHVYLFQDDKVFSYYNQFLKSGYPKSIQDDFPEIPSHLDAAVECPKGECVANSVLFFKGHNVHVYDIDTKLVKIKTWSHLPVCTSVLRWLEHYYCFHGHNFTKFNPVSGEVSGDYPKDARNYFMKCPNFGHGNGHEIPKCSEVKIDAITTDDQGKKYFFAGRYYMRLDSHRDGLHSFLITKAWKELTNGVDAVFSYADKLYMMKDDKVYIFKSDAHNTLIEGYPKSIKEELGIDGHVDAAFLCDGNRNHTVHIIQGKNMYDVDLSATPRAVTGDSPLPLSDIDAALCGQDGVFLFKGPTYYHYETAFTLAFSRMAPMAHPITHAMMGCQE; encoded by the exons ATGCGAAGACACACAGTTCCAAGTATAAAAGCCCAACTGGTGGCCATCTGGCCAAGATCGCTCAGCATGAAGCTCCTCGCAACGTTCTACTTGGGCCTCGTACTTGGCCTCAGCGCATCAAT GCCCCTTGAGGATGTCACCAACGAAG ATGGAGGTGTCCAGGATGCAACACTGCCAGACAGATGTGATGGCATAGAGTTTGACGCCATCACTCCGGATGAGAAAGGAAACATTATCTTCTTCAAAG GAGCCCACCTGTGGAAAACGTTCCACGGCCCAGCTCAGCTCTCCAATGAGTTATTCAAGGAACTTGATGATAATCATCCCATCGGCCATGTTGACGCCGCCTTTCGCATGCACAACCCAGACAACCCCGATGACCACGATCACGTGTATTTGTTCCAG GATGACAAGGTGTTTAGCTACTATAATCAGTTTCTGAAGAGCGGGTATCCAAAATCAATACAGGACGACTTCCCCGAAATCCCCTCTCACCTGGATGCAGCCGTGGAGTGTCCAAAAGGAGAGTGTGTGGCCAACTCGGTTCTCTTCTTTAAGG GTCACAACGTGCATGTTTATGACATTgacacaaagcttgtcaaaattAAGACGTGGTCCCACCTGCCCGTGTGCACGTCTGTTTTGCGTTGGCTGGAGCACTACTACTGCTTCCATGGTCACAACTTCACCAAATTCAACCCGGTCTCGGGAGAGGTGAGCGGAGACTACCCAAAGGATGCCCGCAATTACTTCATGAAGTGTCCCAATTTTG GCCATGGAAATGGTCATGAAATCCCGAAATGCAGCGAAGTCAAAATAGATGCCATAACCACAGACGACCAAGGCAAGAAATATTTCTTTGCAG GACGATACTACATGCGTCTGGACAGCCATCGTGATGGCCTTCACTCATTCCTGATAACGAAGGCATGGAAGGAGCTGACCAATGGGGTGGATGCCGTCTTCTCATACGCAGACAAACTCTACATGATGAAg GATGACAAAGTGTACATCTTTAAATCAGACGCGCACAACACCCTGATCGAAGGCTACCCTAAATCTATTAAGGAAGAGTTGGGCATCGATGGACATGTCGATGCTGCTTTTCTGTGTGACGGTAATAGGAATCATACAGTCCACATAATCCAAG GAAAGAATATGTACGATGTTGACCTGTCAGCTACACCAAGAGCTGTGACCGGAGATTCCCCACTGCCCCTTTCTGACATTGATGCTGCTTTATGCGGTCAGGACGGAGTTTTTCTGTTCAAAGGCCCAACTTACTACCATTATGAGACTGCCTTTACCCTGGCTTTTTCCAGAATGGCCCCTATGGCTCACCCAATTACCCATGCTATGATGGGATGTCAGGAGTAG